In the genome of Pseudomonadota bacterium, the window GGGCACGTACGAGCAGGTCTACTACGGCAACGACGCCTACATCGCCGCCTATCATCGCGTCATCCGCACCTACAACCCGCGCATCTCGAGTGACGATCTCGACACCGTCGTTCGGAGCATCCTCTACTACAGCTGGTACTTCAAGATCGACCCCCGGTTCGTGGTGGCCGTCGTGGCCAACGAATCTCGCTTCCAGACGCACGCAGTGTCTTCCGCTGGCGCGCAAGGCCTGGGTCAGCTGATGCCCGAGACCGCTGCATCGATGGGGGTGAACCCGCACGTTCCCTACCAGAACATCCAGGGCACGGTGCGCTACCTCAAGCAGATGCTCAACCACTTCACCCATCTCGACCGCCACACACAGATGCGGCTTGCGCTGGCCAGCTACAACGCCGGATACGGAGCGGTCACCCGCTATGGCGGCGTCCCTCCGTACGCAGAGACGCAGAACTACGTACAGGTGGTGATGGCGGAGTTCCGCAAGCTGAGCGGCGAGCGCTGACCCGCGCCGGAGGAGAAGCCCGCGGGGCAACGAATGCTCGGGAAACCATCCCACGCCCGTCGGGTCGAACGAGCGGTGCTTCGCACAAATCCGCCACCCACGGTGAGGAGCCTTTCCACGTGAACATCCGATCGAGGGCGCTCTCATGCGCCTGCATGCTCATTCTCACGATCTCGCTGAACCTGGCACCCGCACGGGCCGATGTCGCGCCCGCCAGTGCAGATTTCTCCACCGCGATGCAGCTGTTCTACCAGCAAGACTGGCCAAAGGCCATCGATGCCTTCCAGAAGGTGGTGGAGAAAGACCCGCGCGACACCATGGCCTGGTTCTTCCTGTTCGACGCCTACATCAAGCGCAACGATCTGCGGTCGATGCTCTACCAGCTCGAGCAGAAGGCCGTAGCCAGCGACAACAAGAACCCGCAGGCTCTCGCCCAGCTGGGCCTCGGCTATCTCGCACGCTACATGAAAGAACCCCAGACGTCCATTCTCGACGAAGCGCAGAAGACGCTCGAGAAGGCGATCGAGCTCGACAAGTCAAATGCGCTCGCCCACACTGGGCTGGGCCTCGTGTACTACACCCGCCGCATGATCCCCCGTGCCAAGGGCAACTTCCTCGAAGCCGCGCGCAGCAATCCGAACGACATCATGGCCCTTGAGCGCATCGGAGAGATCACGATGGTCGACGAGAAGCGCCCGCAAGAAGCCAATGAGATGTTCGCGCAGCTGGCGGCGCGCGCGCCCTCCTACCCCGACGCCTGGTGGTATGTGGGCTCGAGCTTCTATGACATGGGCGAGTACGAGCGTTGCGTCGAGAACCTCAAGAAGGTCATTGAGCTCGACCCCAACGGCGTGACCCAGGGGTATCGCGCCCCCATGCTCATGGGCAAGGCCTATCTCAAGCTCAAGAACTACTCGGCGGCAAAAGACGCCTTCCTCCTCGAGCTGAAGCTCAACCCCAACAGCGAAGAGGCGCGGTACCTGCTCGAGCAGTCACAGCCTCGAA includes:
- a CDS encoding lytic transglycosylase domain-containing protein, with amino-acid sequence GTYEQVYYGNDAYIAAYHRVIRTYNPRISSDDLDTVVRSILYYSWYFKIDPRFVVAVVANESRFQTHAVSSAGAQGLGQLMPETAASMGVNPHVPYQNIQGTVRYLKQMLNHFTHLDRHTQMRLALASYNAGYGAVTRYGGVPPYAETQNYVQVVMAEFRKLSGER
- a CDS encoding tetratricopeptide repeat protein; this translates as MNIRSRALSCACMLILTISLNLAPARADVAPASADFSTAMQLFYQQDWPKAIDAFQKVVEKDPRDTMAWFFLFDAYIKRNDLRSMLYQLEQKAVASDNKNPQALAQLGLGYLARYMKEPQTSILDEAQKTLEKAIELDKSNALAHTGLGLVYYTRRMIPRAKGNFLEAARSNPNDIMALERIGEITMVDEKRPQEANEMFAQLAARAPSYPDAWWYVGSSFYDMGEYERCVENLKKVIELDPNGVTQGYRAPMLMGKAYLKLKNYSAAKDAFLLELKLNPNSEEARYLLEQSQPRTSPQPPSDKKGNGKKTGS